From one Lolium rigidum isolate FL_2022 chromosome 4, APGP_CSIRO_Lrig_0.1, whole genome shotgun sequence genomic stretch:
- the LOC124708894 gene encoding GDSL esterase/lipase At5g45910-like → MERRTRGSPSWCVLHLCLCLAAAAETLADPLPPYYNAIFSFGDSFSDTGNFVIINSGKLPNMPKFPPPYARCSNGRLVIDFLAEALGVPLLPPSANKGTNFTQGANFAVMGATALDLKYFRDNNVWSIPPFNTSMNCQLEWFQEVKKTICSSPQECSSLFGKALFVFGEFGGNDYSFAWKAEWSLERVKTEMVPAVVASMIGGIEAILDEGARHVVVPGNLPAGCIPITLTMYATDDRSDYDPRTGCLKKFNSVALYHNAMLRIALDQLQRRRPEARIIYADYYTPYIQFARTPHLYGYRRGALRACCGGGGPYNYNMSASCGLPGATTCDDPDSHVSWDGIHLTEAPYRFIANTWLKGPYAHPPIASLLRDDMVY, encoded by the exons ATGGAGCGGAGGACGAGAGGGTCGCCGTCGTGGTGCGTCCTCCACCTGTGTCTGTGTCTGGCCGCCGCGGCCGAGACGTTGGCGGACCCGCTGCCGCCCTACTACAACGCCATCTTCAGCTTCGGCGACTCCTTCTCCGACACGGGCAACTTCGTCATCATCAACTCCGGCAAGCTGCCAAACATGCCCAAGTTCCCTCCGCCCTACGCGCGATGCTCCAACGGACGACTCGTCATCGACTTCCTGG CCGAGGCGTTGGGAGTTCCGCTGCTGCCGCCTTCGGCGAACAAGGGCACCAACTTCACCCAGGGCGCCAACTTCGCGGTCATGGGCGCCACCGCGCTGGACCTCAAGTACTTCAGGGACAACAACGTGTGGAGCATCCCGCCCTTCAACACCTCCATGAACTGCCAGCTCGAGTGGTTCCAGGAGGTCAAGAAGACCATCTGCTCATCACCGCAAG AGTGCAGTTCTTTGTTCGGCAAGGCGCTGTTCGTGTTCGGCGAGTTCGGGGGCAACGACTACAGCTTCGCGTGGAAGGCGGAGTGGAGCCTggagagggtgaagacggagatggtgccggcggtggtggcgtcCATGATCGGCGGCATCGAGGCCATCCTGGACGAGGGCGCGCGGCACGTGGTGGTGCCGGGGAACCTCCCCGCCGGCTGCATCCCCATCACGCTCACCATGTACGCCACCGACGACCGGAGCGACTACGACCCGCGCACCGGGTGCCTCAAGAAGTTCAACAGCGTCGCCCTCTACCACAACGCCATGCTCCGGATCGCGCTGGACCAGCTGCAGCGCCGCCGGCCCGAGGCGCGCATCATCTACGCCGACTACTACACGCCCTACATCCAGTTCGCGAGGACGCCGCACCTCTACg GGTACCGGAGGGGAGCCCTGCGAgcgtgctgcggcggcggcgggccataCAACTACAACATGAGCGCGTCGTGTGGCCTGCCCGGCGCCACGACGTGCGACGACCCAGACTCCCACGTCAGCTGGGACGGCATCCACCTCACCGAGGCGCCCTACCGCTTCATCGCCAACACCTGGCTCAAGGGCCCCTACGCGCACCCGCCCATCGCCAGCCTCCTCCGCGACGACATGGTCTATTAA